A portion of the Pedobacter cryoconitis genome contains these proteins:
- a CDS encoding transposase: protein MLSSYQELLRLLLPDFILENFELKSARKEHDILHIALEEVNSIPVAFEKDKLESKGFFPTITVQDFPMRGHQVFFHIKRRRWLNHTTGKVAYRDWSLVAKGTRMTGEFAAFLKQLSQYRPE, encoded by the coding sequence ATGTTATCAAGTTACCAAGAGCTCCTACGTTTATTATTACCCGATTTTATATTAGAGAATTTTGAGTTGAAATCTGCTCGTAAAGAGCATGATATTTTACATATTGCTCTGGAAGAGGTGAATTCTATTCCAGTGGCATTTGAAAAGGATAAACTGGAGTCCAAAGGTTTCTTTCCTACCATCACCGTCCAGGATTTCCCCATGCGCGGACATCAGGTCTTTTTTCATATCAAACGACGCAGATGGCTGAACCATACCACAGGAAAAGTGGCTTACCGAGACTGGAGCCTGGTTGCTAAGGGAACGCGAATGACAGGGGAATTCGCGGCTTTTTTAAAACAACTCAGTCAGTACCGCCCCGAATGA
- a CDS encoding transposase — protein MGNFYGVKGRNLGRQYKDFLSGFKSWDQKEHASKWLLYPDNLGTQLSIDETSVSHGELYTIVTNKAAKGKKGAIVAIVAGVKAETVIEVLRKIPLNKRRKVKEITLDMAGNMELIAKRAFPVAVRVTDRFHVQQLATEALQEMRIKHRWAALDAENEAIEKAKKGNYDFQSSFLPNGDTLKQLLARSRYVLYKRAEYWTQSQKERADLLFERYPDLKQAYDLSMNLSNIFEKTTDKVYGLARLARWHEKVRQAGFKAFNTISRTIENHYQTILNYFDNRSTNASAESFNAKLKAFRSQFRGVRNIEFFLYRLSRIYA, from the coding sequence ATCGGGAACTTTTATGGAGTAAAAGGCAGAAATCTTGGGCGTCAGTACAAGGATTTTTTGAGTGGTTTTAAGAGTTGGGATCAAAAAGAACATGCCAGTAAATGGTTGCTTTATCCAGACAATCTGGGTACACAACTTTCCATAGATGAGACCAGCGTGTCCCATGGCGAGCTTTATACCATTGTCACTAATAAAGCTGCCAAAGGCAAAAAAGGGGCAATTGTAGCGATTGTTGCAGGTGTAAAAGCAGAAACTGTCATTGAAGTGCTTAGAAAAATTCCATTGAATAAAAGGCGGAAGGTGAAAGAAATTACGTTGGATATGGCTGGTAATATGGAACTGATTGCCAAAAGAGCATTTCCTGTTGCGGTCAGGGTAACCGACAGGTTTCATGTACAGCAACTGGCCACAGAAGCCTTGCAGGAAATGCGAATCAAGCACCGATGGGCAGCATTAGATGCCGAAAATGAAGCGATAGAAAAGGCGAAAAAAGGGAACTATGATTTCCAGTCCAGCTTTCTCCCTAATGGGGATACCCTCAAGCAATTACTGGCCAGAAGCAGATACGTTTTGTATAAACGTGCTGAATATTGGACTCAAAGTCAAAAAGAAAGAGCAGATCTGTTATTTGAGCGTTATCCGGATCTGAAGCAGGCCTATGATTTAAGTATGAACCTCAGCAATATCTTTGAAAAAACTACCGATAAAGTGTATGGTTTGGCCAGGCTGGCCAGATGGCACGAAAAGGTAAGGCAAGCGGGATTTAAAGCTTTTAATACCATTTCAAGAACAATTGAAAATCACTATCAAACGATCTTGAATTATTTCGACAACAGATCTACCAATGCTTCTGCGGAATCTTTTAATGCCAAACTCAAAGCTTTTAGATCCCAATTCAGGGGGGTGAGAAATATCGAATTTTTCTTGTACAGACTGTCTCGGATTTACGCCTGA
- a CDS encoding regulatory protein RecX: protein MEKEYSKPALDKRTALVKAESYCAYQERAQQEIRNKLYDWGLRHDDVEEVITELILNNFLNEERFAMAYVSGKFNIKKWGKVKIKQGLKLKKIPEKMILKALNSIDYDDYLKTILAAAEKKSAVLVEKDAYKRKYKLITYLMGKGFENNLISEVLKDNNLS, encoded by the coding sequence TTGGAAAAAGAATATTCAAAACCTGCACTGGACAAAAGGACTGCTTTAGTAAAAGCGGAAAGTTACTGCGCCTACCAGGAACGTGCGCAGCAGGAAATCAGGAATAAGCTATATGACTGGGGATTAAGACATGATGACGTGGAAGAAGTGATCACAGAACTTATCCTGAATAATTTTCTGAATGAGGAAAGGTTTGCGATGGCTTATGTATCTGGCAAGTTTAATATCAAGAAATGGGGCAAGGTTAAAATCAAACAGGGGCTTAAATTGAAAAAGATTCCGGAGAAAATGATTTTAAAAGCATTAAATTCTATTGATTATGATGATTATTTAAAAACTATTCTCGCTGCTGCTGAAAAGAAATCAGCAGTTTTAGTAGAGAAAGATGCCTATAAGAGGAAATATAAGCTAATTACGTACCTTATGGGGAAGGGCTTTGAAAATAATTTGATTTCTGAAGTACTGAAGGACAATAACTTAAGCTAA